One region of Scomber scombrus chromosome 10, fScoSco1.1, whole genome shotgun sequence genomic DNA includes:
- the tpx2 gene encoding targeting protein for Xklp2, whose protein sequence is MADESPSGDGSRYEFDAPSYVTDFDQLETSDDTWFEQKASIGDGHLFTPMRNMEQEVSEEEPKAIEVPQVQDVEDEGPSTSGTSAAPNIVTCWGGGTSAHGGAKPKTRSSSRPPAQQRRVSKRKAETSAPEQPVVKNSVDDELERIKNLQKEVALRRKKNEASYKAALAGMPPPKKMALSTTVPEEFHLSTSSRTRSASKRAQKEADSSCRGAATYVPMAQAIQQYEKRIPDRYHLPSRQNLVKGPCPVKGNHLKLTQPHSPHLMTRQRSRPTGAKSSEDLEVEEVEKLQKNKFKANPKPKKILEKVVGVPEKKTVLPTVPESPAFALKNRVRVDKVEEVKPPSPVKAPPVPHFGLPFQPRLPEKHHVEVRPFSFEERERERRVLKEKKLQENRNEEVPEFKAQLLPCFDTVVLPVKVKVEPTKPKPFTLLTDERSSVKSSQQENLVKEEQKRQEEAAAFKARPNLVTHKEPFQPKLEHRTIMAVAPFELATDRRAREWEESKQLASEKETHRAMVDEDRRREEEQRVREEIVRLRHEQVHKAQPIRHYKPVLLKKSETPLTVPKSPNFSDRFAL, encoded by the exons ATGGCTGACGAAAGCCCGAGTGGAGATGGTAGCCGTTATGAATTCGACGCCCCGTCCTACGTGACTGACTTTGACCAGTTGGAGACCAGCGATGATACTTGGTTTG AACAAAAAGCTTCTATAGGAGATGGTCACCTTTTCACTCCTATGAGAAATATGGAGCAAGAGGTCAGTGAAGAGGAACCCAAAGCCATTGAAGTCCCTCAAGTCCAGGATGTTGAAGACGAAG GTCCCAGTACTTCAGGCACATCAGCAGCTCCAAACATAGTCACATGTTGGGGTGGTGGAACCTCTGCTCATGGTGGTGCCAAACCAAAGACCAGGTCCTCTAGTCGGCCCCCTGCACAACAACGCAG GGTGTCGAAACGCAAAGCAGAAACGAGCGCTCCAGAACAACCAGTAGTCAAAAA CTCTGTAGATGATGAGCTGGAGCGCATCAAGAACCTCCAGAAGGAGGTGGCACTGCGACGCAAGAAGAACGAAGCCAGCTACAAAGCTGCTCTGGCAGGCA tgCCACCACCCAAAAAAATGGCCCTGTCCACAACTGTACCTGAAGAGTTCCATTTAAGCACAAGCAGTCGTACCAGGTCTGCATCCAAAAGAGCCCAAAAAGAAGCAGATTCTTCTTGC CGGGGAGCAGCTACTTATGTTCCCATGGCCCAGGCTATACAACAGTATGAGAAACGAATCCCAGACCGCTACCATCTGCCCAGTCGCCAGAATCTGGTGAAAG gGCCATGCCCAGTAAAGGGCAACCACCTGAAGCTCACCCAGCCTCACTCCCCACACCTGATGACCCGCCAACGAAGCCGGCCAACCGGTGCTAAGAGCAGCGAAGACCTGGAGGTTGAAGAGGTGGAGAAACTTCAGAA GAATAAATTCAAGGCCAATCCAAAGCCCAAGAAGATCCTGGAGAAAGTAGTG GGAGTTCCAGAGAAGAAAACCGTGCTGCCGACTGTGCCAGAGTCTCCAGCTTTTGCGCTCAAGAACAGGGTCCGTGTGGACAAGGTTGAGGAG GTGAAACCACCCTCACCAGTCAAGGCCCCCCCAGTCCCTCACTTTGGGCTGCCCTTCCAGCCCCGGCTGCCAGAGAAACACCACGTGGAGGTGCGTCCTTTCTCATttgaggagagggagagagagaggagggtgctgaaagagaagaagctGCAGGAGAATCGAAATGAAGAG GTGCCAGAGTTTAAGGCCCAGCTCCTGCCGTGCTTCGACACAGTGGTCCTCCCTGTGAAGGTAAAGGTGGAGCCCACCAAGCCTAAACCCTTCACACTGCTGACTGACGAACGCAGCAGTGTGAAGAGCAGCCAGCAGGAAAATCTG GTGAAAGAGGAGCAGAAGCGGCAGGAGGAAGCAGCAGCATTCAAAGCCAGGCCCAACCTGGTCACTCACAAAGAGCCTTTCCAGCCCAAACTGGAGCATCGGACTATAATGG CTGTAGCGCCCTTTGAGCTGGCGACAGACCGGAGGGCCAGGGAGTGGGAGGAGAGCAAGCAGCTGGCCAGTGAAAAGGAGACACACAGGGCCATGGTGGATGAggacaggagaagagaggaggagcagcgggtGAGGGAGGAGATTGTCAGGCTCCGCCATGAACAG GTGCACAAGGCTCAGCCCATCAGACATTATAAACCTGTGCTACTGAAGAAGAGTGAGACTCCCCTCACTGTTCCAAAGTCTCCCAACTTTAGTGACCGCTTTGCACTGTGA